One segment of Carassius auratus strain Wakin chromosome 2, ASM336829v1, whole genome shotgun sequence DNA contains the following:
- the LOC113040959 gene encoding tctex1 domain-containing protein 4-like, giving the protein MIVAQAGSKDVLALIFSPKTFIVPDFFIMANQPLPLSQETLAQFNRSMATEPGASGPPKRRLGSISIRRSSKDQPHHRPLFLRGMTVPSSELSFLSANVSNSHVSMGKRFSFAGWHQGGRVSFSGLYLQQPIQEVYVENTYRTGPEPGCHFSATRTKQILQATLDSYLEGVCYSPDSCSQLCLMLADLVLSELKDVSPPRYKLVCQVVVGQSGKQGIRVASRSLMNLSTDNYTSVVFQNHSLFAVALVHGMYFE; this is encoded by the exons ATGATAGTTGCTCAGGCTGGGAGCAAAGACGTTTTAGCACTGATCTTCAGCCCCAAAACATTTATTGTACCAG ATTTCTTCATCATGGCCAATCAGCCTCTACCACTGTCTCAGGAGACTTTAGCTCAGTTCAATCGCTCCATGGCCACAGAACCAGGTGCTTCAGGGCCTCCAAAGCGACGTCTGGGCTCTATCTCCATTCGCCGAAGCTCCAAAGATCAGCCCCACCACAGACCCCTTTTCCTCAGGGGCATGACGGTTCCTTCTTCTGAGTTGTCGTTCTTGAGTGCCAACGTCAGCAATTCTCACGTCTCCATGGGCAAGCGGTTCTCATTCGCAGGCTGGCACCAGGGAGGAAGAGTGAGCTTCTCTGGACTGTACCTCCAACAACCCATCCAGGAGGTTTATGTGGAGAACACCTATAGAACGGGACCAGAACCAGGGTGCCATTTCAGTGCTACCAGGACCAAGCAGATCTTACAGGCTACTTTGGATAGTTATTTGGAAGGTGTGTGTTACAGTCCTGATAGTTGTAGCCAGCTTTGTCTGATGTTAGCAGATCTAGTTCTCAGTGAGCTAAAAGATGTCAGTCCACCACGATATAAACTTGTGTGCCAGGTGGTGGTCGGACAGAGCGGTAAACAAGGTATAAGGGTGGCCAGCCGTAGCCTGATGAACCTCAGTACTGACAACTACACATCTGTTGTTTTCCAAAATCACTCATTGTTTGCTGTGGCTTTAGTACACGGTATGTACTTTGAATGA
- the LOC113119136 gene encoding serine/threonine-protein kinase PLK3-like, whose translation MDPACFTSAQRLPCKTMNPDLFKPSQAPQPPAKPNRSKSEHVKTELAQVVVDAKTGRSYCKGKLLGKGGFARCYEMTDLANNKMYAVKVIPQSRVSKPHQREKIINEIELHKNLQHKHVVKFSHHFEDQDNIYIFLELCSRKSLAHIWKARHTLTDPEVRYYLKQIISALKYLHNKGILHRDLKLGNFFVNENMDLRLGDFGLAAKLETVEQRKKTICGTPNYLAPEVLNRQGHGTESDVWSLGCVMYTLLCGNPPFETLDLKETYKCIKEVKYSLPQSLTPSAQKLISAVLQKDPSDRLTLDQILAHEYFTKGFTPEKLPPSSCVMVPELNPPSPAKKFFTKMAKSLFGKKKQKAVEKTPGEEKDDISKLVSGMVKHSIGRQMSYKTMGGNEATSPTVQLASSGPLDTPAEEESRKSASRSFKGTVASSTDASDDIPTPAAVAESAMKVLNSCLSSMPTASRNPPCLSKTKPFIWVTKWVDYSNKYGFGYQLSNQNVGVLFNEGTHLSLCDQRRTVHFCLTNNKHFSFPADALPEKLQNQKHIVDLMANYMEQNLMEGGDVNCEDQPSPSSSPLLLQWIKTDHALVMLFDNRTIQVNFYTDHTKIILCKTSDSSYLLTHISKERVSSSYPLNVLSERGCSSELRQRLHYVVQLLQHYTNA comes from the exons ATGGACCCCGCTTGTTTTACCTCAGCGCAGCGTCTTCCCTGTAAAACTATGAATCCGGATTTGTTCAAACCGTCTCAAGCCCCTCAACCGCCCGCGAAGCCGAACCGGAGTAAATCAGAGCACGTTAAGACGGAGCTCGCGCAGGTGGTGGTGGACGCAAAGACGGGAAGATCGTACTGTAAAGGAAAGCTTCTGGGAAAG ggtggttTTGCACGATGTTATGAGATGACGGATCTTGCCAACAACAAGATGTATGCTGTGAAAGTAATCCCTCAGAGCAGAGTCTCAAAGCCACACCAGAGAGAGAAG ATCATCAATGAAATCGAGCTTCACAAAAACCTGCAACACAAGCATGTGGTGAAGTTTTCTCATCATTTTGAGGACCAagacaacatttacattttccttgAACTCTGCAGCAGAAAG TCTCTGGCACACATTTGGAAAGCAAGACATACGCTGACAGATCCAGAAGTGCGTTACTACCTCAAACAGATCATATCTGCACTCAAATACCTCCACAACAAAGGCATCCTCCACAGAGACCTCAAACTAG GGAATTTTTTTGTGAATGAAAACATGGACTTGAGATTAGGAGATTTTGGGCTGGCAGCAAAACTGGAGACAGTCGAGCAAAGGAAGAA GACCATCTGCGGGACTCCAAACTACCTGGCACCAGAGGTCTTAAACCGACAAGGCCATGGGACAGAGTCCGATGTTTGGTCTCTGGGTTGTGTAAT GTACACACTCTTATGTGGGAATCCACCTTTTGAAACCTTAGACTTGAAAGAGACCTACAAGTGTATTAAGGAAGTGAAATACAGCCTTCCTCAGTCCCTCACTCCATCCGCACAGAAGTTGATCTCCGCAGTCCTTCAGAAAGACCCCTCTGACCGCCTTACACTGGATCAGATACTGGCCCATGAGTATTTCACAAAG GGCTTCACCCCAGAAAAACTCCCTCCCAGCAGCTGTGTGATGGTGCCTGAGCTTAATCCTCCCAGCCCCGCCAAGAAATTCTTCACCAAGATGGCTAAAAGCCTCTTTGGTAAAAAGAAGCAAAAAG CTGTTGAAAAGACACCTGGTGAGGAGAAAGATGACATTTCTAAACTGGTTTCCGGCATGGTGAAGCACTCCATCGGTCGGCAAATGAGCTACAAGACAATGGGAGGGAATGAG GCAACCTCTCCCACGGTTCAACTGGCAAGCTCTGGTCCTCTGGACACCCCGGCCGAGGAGGAGTCCAGAAAGTCTGCCTCTCGTTCCTTTAAAGGCACTGTCGCCAGCAGCACTGATG CTAGTGACGATATCCCTACCCCTGCTGCTGTAGCCGAATCTGCCATGAAGGTTCTCAACAGCTGCTTGTCTTCCATGCCAACAG CTTCAAGAAACCCCCCCTGCCTTTCTAAAACCAAGCCTTTCATATGGGTAACCAAGTGGGTCGACTACTCCAACAAATACGGCTTCGGCTACCAGCTCTCCAATCAAAACGTTGGCGTACTCTTCAACGAAGGCACTCATCTGAGCCTGTGTGACCAGCGGAG GACTGTACATTTCTGtctgacaaacaacaagcactttAGTTTTCCGGCCGATGCTCTACCAGAAAAGCTCCAGAATCAAAAACACATAGTGGATTTGATGGCTAACTACATGGAGCAGAACCTGATGGAA GGTGGAGATGTCAACTGTGAGGACCAGCCATCTCCAAGCTCTTCTCCATTGCTTCTGCAGTGGATCAAGACTGATCACGCCTTGGTCATGCTCTTTGACAACCGAACCATACAG GTAAATTTTTACACCGACCACACAAAAATCATCCTGTGCAAGACCTCGGACTCTTCGTACCTGCTGACGCACATCAGTAAGGAGCGCGTCTCTTCTTCCTACCCTCTGAACGTGCTTTCTGAAAGGGGCTGCTCTTCGGAGCTCCGGCAGCGGCTTCATTACGTGGTACAGCTTCTCCAGCACTACACCAATGCATAA
- the LOC113119143 gene encoding calcyclin-binding protein-like has product MDISEMIAGLESDLKEITSVLEKCERQRVRDVLTQEQKKIEKELEQKRQQKLQQAKKDSGDKTDTTLKGYTVKINNYGWDQSDKFVKIYITLKGVHTIPAENVEANFTERGFNVLVKDLDGKNHQMTVNNLLYPIIVAGSSKKIKTDMVLIMCKKKATKKWDCLTQVEKQSKEKDKPNLDANADPSEGLMSVLKKIYTDGDDEMKRTINKAWVESQEKKAKADDFDF; this is encoded by the exons ATGGACATCAGTGAGATG ATCGCCGGTCTCGAGAGTGATCTTAAAGAGATCACGAGTGTGCTGGAGAAATGTGAACGCCAGCGCGTGCGGGATGTGTTAACGCAAGAGCAGAAGAAGATCGAGAAAGAGCTGGAACAGAAACGACAGCAGAAACTGCAGCAAGCCAAGAAAGACTCTGGAGACAAAACGGACACAACACTCAAAGGATACACAGTTAAGATTAATAATTATG GATGGGACCAGTCTGACAAATTCGTCAAAATCTACATCACACTTAAAGGTGTACATACTATTCCAGCTGAAAATGTTGAGGCCAACTTCACAGAGAG AGGTTTCAATGTTCTAGTCAAAGACCTGGATGGGAAGAACCATCAAATGACAGTCAACAACCTTTTATATCCCATTATTGTAGCAGGGAGTAGTAAAAAG ATCAAAACAGACATGGTCCTTATTATGTGCAAGAAGAAGGCAACAAAAAAGTGGGACTGCTTGACACAAGTAGAAAAACAGTCTAAGGAGAAAGA CAAACCCAACTTGGATGCGAATGCTGATCCAAGCGAGGGACTGATGAGCGTCCTGAAGAAGATCTACACGGATGGAGATGACGAGATGAAACGCACTATCAACAAGGCCTGGGTTGAGTCTCAGGAGAAGAAGGCCAAAGCAGATGACTTTGACTTCTAA